Proteins from a single region of Gordonia hongkongensis:
- a CDS encoding NUDIX hydrolase yields MATWIVLGVVAVLLVAGWAYHTANRLDRLNVRVDLARQALESNLDRRAVVVRAVSAEMIAGDGAANSRTSVDDGVAAQARELATLADRAERAAPTAREDAENALSAALARTDPNRRSAALVVELADAETRVMMARRFYNDAVRDTRALAQRRPVRWLRLGGHAAPPEYFEIIERVTPGQAD; encoded by the coding sequence ATGGCCACCTGGATCGTCCTCGGCGTGGTGGCCGTGCTGCTCGTGGCGGGATGGGCCTACCACACGGCCAACCGTCTCGACCGGCTCAACGTCCGTGTCGATCTCGCCCGCCAGGCGCTCGAATCGAACCTCGACCGGCGCGCGGTGGTCGTGCGTGCCGTGTCCGCGGAGATGATCGCCGGCGACGGCGCCGCGAACTCCCGCACGTCCGTCGACGACGGCGTCGCCGCCCAGGCGCGAGAGCTCGCCACGCTGGCCGATCGCGCCGAGCGGGCCGCGCCGACGGCACGTGAGGACGCCGAGAACGCGCTGTCGGCCGCACTGGCGCGCACCGACCCGAATCGTCGGTCCGCGGCCCTCGTCGTCGAACTCGCCGACGCCGAGACGCGGGTGATGATGGCGCGTCGGTTCTACAACGACGCCGTGCGTGACACCAGGGCCCTCGCGCAACGACGGCCCGTTCGATGGCTGCGGCTCGGCGGCCACGCGGCACCCCCGGAGTACTTCGAGATCATCGAGCGCGTCACCCCAGGCCAGGCGGACTGA
- the pdxS gene encoding pyridoxal 5'-phosphate synthase lyase subunit PdxS: MSHNGATVPEVGQGTARVKRGMAEMLKGGVIMDVVTPEQAKIAEDAGAVAVMALERVPADIRAQGGVSRMSDPDMIDGIIAAVSIPVMAKARIGHFVEAQILQSLGVDYVDESEVLTPADYSNHIDKWAFTVPFVCGATNLGEALRRITEGAAMIRSKGEAGTGDVSNATTHMRKIRDEIRRLTSLPKDELYVAAKELQAPYELVVEVAEAGKLPVTLFTAGGIATPADAAMMMQLGAEGVFVGSGIFKSGNPAQRAAAIVQATTFHDDPDVLAKVSRGLGEAMVGINVDDIPQPHRLAERGW; encoded by the coding sequence GTGAGTCACAACGGCGCGACCGTTCCCGAGGTCGGCCAGGGCACGGCCCGGGTCAAGCGCGGCATGGCGGAGATGCTCAAGGGCGGCGTGATCATGGACGTCGTGACCCCCGAGCAGGCGAAGATCGCCGAGGATGCCGGCGCGGTGGCCGTCATGGCTCTGGAGCGGGTGCCCGCCGACATCCGTGCCCAGGGCGGGGTGTCGCGGATGAGCGATCCCGACATGATCGACGGCATCATCGCCGCCGTCTCGATCCCGGTGATGGCCAAGGCCCGCATCGGCCATTTCGTCGAGGCGCAGATCCTGCAGAGCCTCGGGGTGGACTACGTCGACGAATCCGAGGTCCTGACCCCGGCCGACTACAGCAACCACATCGACAAGTGGGCCTTCACGGTGCCGTTCGTGTGCGGTGCGACCAATCTCGGTGAGGCCCTGCGCCGGATCACCGAGGGCGCGGCCATGATCCGCTCGAAGGGCGAGGCCGGCACCGGCGACGTGTCGAACGCGACGACCCACATGCGCAAGATCCGCGACGAGATCCGGCGTCTGACCTCGTTGCCGAAGGACGAACTGTACGTGGCCGCAAAGGAATTGCAGGCTCCCTACGAGCTGGTGGTCGAGGTGGCCGAGGCCGGCAAGCTGCCGGTCACGCTGTTCACCGCGGGCGGGATCGCCACCCCGGCCGACGCCGCGATGATGATGCAGCTCGGCGCCGAGGGCGTGTTCGTCGGATCGGGGATCTTCAAGTCGGGCAACCCGGCACAGCGGGCCGCGGCGATCGTGCAGGCGACCACTTTCCACGACGATCCGGACGTGCTGGCGAAGGTCTCGCGCGGCCTGGGCGAGGCGATGGTCGGCATCAAC